From Streptomyces sp. NBC_00775, one genomic window encodes:
- a CDS encoding enoyl-CoA hydratase-related protein — translation MTSPSVVGDGGPPWPRIAVGGQPCLPFVRPEAAVDILLLASAFNSLTQRAHAELRDRGHSVAVELALPGSSLPDAVRRHAPQLIVAPMLKTVIPEEVWTAHTCLVVHPGPVGDRGPSSLDWAIHEGVDQWGVTVLQADGEMDAGDVWASVPCRIPQVPKSELYRGEIADAALAAVLLAVERFAGGTHVPRKQDTARTADARLRPRPYLDQSVRRIDWAEDSTQDVLRKLRAADSQPGVLDVLLGGEWYLHGGHPESVLRGRPGELLATRAGAVCRATKDGSVWIPELRPRRGPGQPPTFKLPAVRALGDRLPPLPEHAPPLLPEVRHRTWTDIRYREDGNVGFLSFSFPGGAMSTEQCRRLLDAYREACARPTSVLVLGGERDFFSNGIHLNVIEAAADPAAEAWANINAIDDLVEAVLTTTDRLVVSAVAGNAAAGGVMLALAADEVWCRSGAVLNPHYRLMGLYGSEYWTHTLPRRVGPATAERLMREALPVSSASALRLGLVDRVVDCGPDEFAREAGGLAARLAQLPATASRITAKKTELDRLESVTPLAGFREQELARMRRTFDDPDAPFHALRRSFVHKERPSCTPPHLGPPAVA, via the coding sequence ATGACCTCGCCGTCTGTCGTCGGGGACGGCGGGCCGCCGTGGCCGAGGATCGCGGTCGGCGGCCAACCCTGCCTGCCGTTCGTCCGCCCGGAGGCAGCCGTGGACATCCTGCTCCTAGCCAGCGCGTTCAACAGCCTCACCCAGCGCGCCCACGCCGAGCTGCGCGACCGCGGCCACAGTGTGGCAGTGGAACTCGCCCTGCCGGGCAGCTCGTTGCCGGACGCCGTGCGGCGGCATGCACCACAGCTCATCGTGGCGCCGATGCTGAAGACGGTGATTCCCGAGGAGGTGTGGACGGCGCACACGTGTCTCGTCGTCCATCCGGGGCCCGTGGGCGACCGCGGACCGTCCTCCCTGGACTGGGCGATTCACGAGGGCGTCGATCAGTGGGGCGTCACCGTCCTGCAGGCCGACGGGGAGATGGACGCCGGTGACGTGTGGGCCTCCGTACCCTGTCGGATTCCTCAGGTGCCCAAGAGCGAGCTGTACCGGGGCGAGATCGCCGACGCCGCGCTCGCGGCCGTCCTGCTCGCGGTGGAGCGCTTCGCCGGGGGAACCCACGTACCGCGCAAGCAGGACACGGCACGCACGGCCGACGCTCGCCTGCGCCCCCGTCCGTACCTCGACCAGAGCGTCCGGCGGATCGACTGGGCCGAGGACTCCACACAGGACGTCCTGCGCAAGCTGAGGGCGGCGGACTCGCAGCCCGGCGTGCTGGACGTGCTGCTCGGCGGTGAGTGGTATCTGCACGGCGGTCATCCCGAGAGCGTGTTGCGGGGTCGGCCGGGCGAACTGCTGGCCACCCGGGCCGGGGCGGTCTGCCGGGCCACCAAGGACGGCTCCGTGTGGATCCCCGAACTGCGGCCCCGGCGCGGGCCCGGGCAGCCGCCCACGTTCAAACTGCCTGCCGTGCGGGCCCTGGGCGACCGGCTGCCGCCGCTGCCCGAGCACGCCCCGCCCCTGTTGCCCGAGGTGCGGCACCGTACCTGGACGGACATCCGCTACCGGGAGGACGGGAACGTGGGTTTCCTCTCGTTCTCCTTCCCCGGCGGCGCCATGAGCACGGAGCAGTGCCGACGTCTGCTGGACGCCTACCGGGAAGCGTGCGCGCGGCCCACGTCGGTGCTGGTGCTGGGCGGCGAACGGGACTTCTTCTCCAACGGGATCCACCTCAACGTCATCGAGGCCGCCGCCGACCCCGCTGCCGAGGCCTGGGCGAACATCAACGCCATCGACGATCTGGTCGAGGCGGTCCTGACGACGACGGACCGGCTGGTGGTCTCGGCGGTCGCGGGCAACGCCGCGGCGGGCGGGGTGATGCTCGCCCTGGCGGCCGACGAGGTGTGGTGCCGCTCGGGCGCCGTGCTGAACCCTCACTACCGTCTGATGGGCCTGTACGGCTCGGAGTACTGGACGCACACTCTGCCGCGCAGGGTGGGTCCCGCGACGGCCGAACGGCTCATGCGTGAGGCTCTGCCGGTGAGCTCGGCGAGCGCACTGCGCCTCGGGCTCGTCGACCGGGTGGTCGACTGCGGTCCTGATGAGTTCGCGCGGGAGGCCGGCGGCCTGGCGGCGCGGCTGGCGCAACTTCCGGCGACGGCGTCGCGGATCACCGCCAAGAAGACGGAGCTGGACCGGCTGGAGAGCGTGACCCCGCTGGCCGGCTTCCGCGAGCAGGAGCTGGCCCGGATGCGCCGGACCTTCGACGACCCGGACGCCCCGTTTCACGCTCTGCGTCGTTCCTTCGTCCACAAGGAGCGGCCATCGTGCACCCCGCCGCACCTCGGTCCGCCCGCGGTTGCGTAA
- a CDS encoding NAD(P)(+) transhydrogenase (Re/Si-specific) subunit beta, with product MDDVNAEFPQADVALVIGANGVTNPIAGRPGKAIFSMPNVEVDKAN from the coding sequence ATGGATGATGTCAACGCCGAGTTCCCGCAGGCGGACGTGGCTCTGGTGATCGGCGCCAACGGAGTGACCAACCCGATCGCGGGTCGCCCCGGGAAGGCAATCTTCAGCATGCCGAACGTCGAGGTCGACAAGGCCAACTGA
- a CDS encoding transposase, producing the protein MPGKPGLQGILYVLHQDISWQLLPLELGFGSGQTCWRRLDRWQKAGSSSNCTACCSPRCMRSANSTGVARA; encoded by the coding sequence GTGCCGGGCAAGCCCGGACTGCAGGGCATCCTCTACGTCCTGCACCAGGACATCTCCTGGCAACTCCTGCCCCTGGAGCTGGGGTTCGGCTCTGGACAAACGTGCTGGCGGCGCCTGGATCGCTGGCAGAAGGCCGGGTCTTCGAGCAACTGCACTGCCTGCTGCTCGCCGAGATGCATGCGGTCGGCGAACTCGACTGGAGTCGCGCGTGCGTAG
- a CDS encoding transposase gives MHVITTAANVNDVTQTLHLVDGIPPVAGRPGRPRCRPESVLGDKAYDSKAVRSDLRRRRIMPVISRKGAPNIKGLGKLRCVVEQTFALLHQFKRLAVRWERRVELHDAFLSLACGLICWRRLRRATS, from the coding sequence CTGCACGTCATCACGACTGCCGCCAACGTCAACGACGTCACCCAGACCCTCCACCTGGTAGACGGCATCCCGCCCGTCGCCGGGCGGCCCGGCCGGCCAAGGTGTCGGCCCGAGTCCGTCCTGGGTGACAAGGCGTACGACTCGAAGGCCGTGCGGAGTGATCTGCGGCGCCGCCGGATCATGCCGGTGATCTCCCGCAAGGGCGCTCCGAACATCAAGGGCCTGGGCAAGCTCCGCTGCGTCGTCGAGCAGACCTTCGCCCTGCTCCATCAGTTCAAACGCCTCGCCGTGCGTTGGGAACGACGCGTCGAACTCCACGATGCCTTCTTGTCGTTGGCCTGCGGCCTGATCTGCTGGCGGCGTCTGAGGAGAGCCACCTCCTGA
- a CDS encoding SCO2400 family protein: MDYCSTCRRHLNGALACPGCGSYAPGIAPLADGTPAPGAAAWQAPSHLWHDAEPGAEEFSEAPQEHPYDGPDSPSPTPMGRAARRRQRERWRKTQRRALVATAVALVGGGLTVASMDRQSTDRTQAASAPDREAMGIAEEQATESTPASSTPTETRRSQRTSSATRSSTTNAPREQSAAAPQATPTTQAIQQASGTTPLTTAASSAESQAASTVSDATNTVTETTASPTPSATDSTNTSSTDTSPATTSPSDSSSPSGLCLLGLVCIS, translated from the coding sequence ATGGACTACTGCTCCACGTGCCGTCGGCACCTCAACGGCGCCCTGGCGTGCCCTGGGTGCGGCTCCTACGCCCCAGGCATCGCTCCCCTCGCCGACGGAACGCCCGCACCGGGCGCAGCAGCGTGGCAGGCCCCGTCACACCTGTGGCACGACGCGGAGCCCGGCGCCGAGGAATTCAGCGAGGCACCGCAGGAGCACCCGTACGACGGCCCGGACTCCCCCTCCCCCACGCCGATGGGCCGGGCGGCACGGCGTCGCCAGCGGGAGCGCTGGAGGAAGACCCAGCGCAGGGCCCTGGTGGCCACCGCGGTCGCCCTGGTCGGCGGCGGCCTGACCGTCGCGTCGATGGACCGGCAGTCCACGGATCGGACGCAGGCTGCATCCGCGCCTGACAGGGAGGCCATGGGGATCGCGGAGGAGCAGGCCACGGAGTCCACTCCGGCCTCGTCGACGCCGACCGAGACGCGCCGGTCCCAGCGCACGTCGTCCGCCACCCGCTCCTCCACGACGAACGCACCGCGCGAGCAGTCCGCCGCAGCGCCCCAGGCCACGCCGACGACCCAGGCGATCCAGCAGGCCAGCGGCACGACTCCCCTGACGACAGCGGCGTCCTCTGCCGAGTCGCAGGCCGCCTCCACGGTGTCCGATGCCACGAACACCGTTACGGAGACGACGGCCTCGCCCACGCCCTCGGCCACCGACAGCACCAACACCTCAAGCACGGACACCTCGCCGGCGACCACCTCACCGTCCGACTCCTCCTCGCCGTCAGGGCTCTGCCTGCTCGGGCTGGTCTGCATCAGCTGA
- a CDS encoding cupin domain-containing protein, which yields MEIIKGAGVWTHPGEAGNDWIEQLRTSDLSVGTYCIPVGGRDAQSPHTEDEIYVVTAGRAKIETPGRTDEVSPGTVIFVPAGEEHRFTEVAEDLVLLVVFGPAYGSRSPKS from the coding sequence ATGGAGATCATCAAGGGCGCAGGCGTGTGGACGCACCCCGGCGAAGCGGGCAATGACTGGATCGAACAGCTACGGACGTCGGATCTGTCGGTGGGGACGTACTGCATCCCGGTCGGCGGGCGAGATGCCCAGAGCCCGCACACCGAGGATGAGATCTATGTCGTCACAGCCGGACGCGCCAAGATCGAAACACCAGGCCGGACGGACGAGGTGAGTCCCGGGACGGTGATCTTCGTGCCGGCCGGTGAAGAGCACCGATTCACAGAAGTGGCCGAAGACCTGGTGCTGCTCGTGGTGTTCGGACCTGCGTACGGTTCGCGCTCGCCCAAGTCTTGA
- a CDS encoding lipocalin-like domain-containing protein, translating into MNASGETPSAHSAAEGEPAMGDATGAAPSRRRVLFSGLAVAAAAPLAGCSSVMAEGEASSQSTGASSNASSDRIATKSAQALYTLPQDHKWHGGPFYDTGALEEWHYWTGYVTDKDTGEEFGLFYNVFHEGVSPGKYQYRPYFSLGNLKTHDFVWTADTLTAPLTAIAPPQSTSRDDFQYSVSQSGTTFTTVYRASPDTWNLHFKSQAKNVKQAITMDLETKTQSPYGYTPMTPFGVENENTPWQGKADPQTMRSLSYYYGAPKQNVTGTVTIGNQTRHLTGSLWMEHQWGNFGISKQPWGTAYVWSAIQFNDGSIFTFRQWYDQQNKPLLNIGRYMHGTPNANPEYGFGEAVQWVPLQTWKSPVSGRNYPVYARLSTPYGTWYYTPIFESYEMPLGYKPYGTSGITLYEGASWIRKDSLTGPIIGKAFLELPTNLTKNFPEMSSQQPKPSGSS; encoded by the coding sequence ATGAACGCGAGCGGGGAGACACCGTCGGCCCACAGCGCCGCGGAAGGCGAGCCCGCTATGGGCGATGCCACCGGTGCGGCCCCCAGCCGGCGCCGCGTCCTGTTCTCGGGACTGGCGGTGGCGGCCGCTGCGCCATTGGCAGGGTGCAGCTCCGTCATGGCGGAGGGCGAGGCCAGCAGCCAGTCCACCGGGGCGTCGTCGAATGCGTCCAGCGACCGGATCGCCACCAAATCGGCCCAGGCCCTCTACACCCTCCCGCAGGACCACAAGTGGCACGGTGGCCCGTTCTACGACACCGGCGCCCTGGAGGAGTGGCACTACTGGACCGGGTACGTCACCGACAAGGACACCGGCGAGGAGTTCGGGCTCTTCTACAACGTCTTCCACGAGGGTGTCTCGCCCGGCAAATACCAGTACCGCCCGTACTTCTCGCTGGGCAACCTCAAGACGCACGATTTCGTGTGGACGGCCGACACCCTGACCGCGCCGCTGACGGCCATCGCTCCGCCGCAGTCCACCTCGCGCGACGACTTCCAGTACAGCGTCTCGCAGAGCGGTACGACCTTCACGACCGTCTACCGCGCCTCCCCCGACACCTGGAACCTGCACTTCAAGAGTCAGGCCAAGAACGTCAAACAGGCCATCACCATGGACCTGGAGACCAAGACGCAGAGCCCCTACGGCTACACACCCATGACGCCCTTCGGCGTGGAGAACGAGAACACGCCCTGGCAGGGCAAGGCCGACCCGCAGACGATGCGATCGCTGTCCTACTACTACGGCGCTCCCAAGCAGAACGTCACCGGAACCGTCACTATCGGCAACCAGACACGGCACCTCACCGGATCGCTGTGGATGGAGCACCAGTGGGGCAACTTCGGGATCTCGAAGCAGCCGTGGGGCACGGCCTACGTGTGGTCGGCGATCCAGTTCAACGACGGCTCGATCTTCACGTTCCGCCAGTGGTACGACCAGCAGAACAAGCCGTTGTTGAACATCGGCCGCTACATGCACGGAACCCCGAACGCCAACCCCGAGTACGGGTTCGGAGAGGCGGTCCAATGGGTCCCGCTGCAGACGTGGAAGTCGCCGGTCTCCGGACGTAACTACCCCGTGTACGCGCGTCTGTCCACGCCCTACGGGACGTGGTATTACACCCCGATTTTCGAGTCCTACGAGATGCCGCTCGGCTACAAGCCCTACGGCACCAGCGGCATCACCCTCTACGAGGGAGCCTCCTGGATCCGCAAGGACTCCCTCACCGGCCCGATCATCGGCAAGGCGTTCCTCGAACTGCCCACCAACCTCACCAAGAACTTCCCTGAGATGTCATCCCAGCAGCCAAAACCGAGCGGCAGCTCCTAG
- a CDS encoding NUDIX hydrolase, whose amino-acid sequence MANGNGVPEKVAWILVRDARVLVTRSHGRDRFYFPGGHREPGETDGETLVREIAEELQATIDPGSMVHFGTFEIGEGHPDHDPFRMICYTADHRGDLTPSREIAEKAWFRYADRDRVSAVDELAFDALHEAGRLS is encoded by the coding sequence ATGGCGAATGGCAATGGTGTACCGGAGAAGGTGGCGTGGATCCTGGTTCGGGACGCCCGAGTGTTGGTGACGCGTAGTCACGGCAGAGATCGCTTCTACTTCCCGGGCGGTCATCGTGAGCCGGGCGAGACCGACGGCGAGACTCTGGTGCGGGAGATCGCCGAGGAACTGCAGGCGACGATCGACCCCGGTTCCATGGTGCACTTCGGCACTTTCGAGATCGGTGAGGGCCATCCGGATCACGACCCATTCCGGATGATCTGTTACACCGCCGATCATCGTGGTGACCTGACCCCGTCGAGGGAGATCGCCGAGAAGGCGTGGTTCCGCTATGCCGACCGGGACCGAGTCTCGGCCGTCGACGAGCTGGCTTTCGACGCGCTTCACGAGGCCGGGCGGCTTTCCTGA
- a CDS encoding hydrogenase expression protein HypE: MSEATPGTVGAADADGAPADETPTIHILWINAGLSCDGDSVALTAAMQPSIEEIVLGVLPGLPKIAVHWPLIDFECGPVGGSDTFIEWFFKGERGEIDPFVLVVEGSVPNEAIKPEGYWCGFGDNPETGQPITTSEWIDRLAPKALAVVAIGTCATYGGIHAMAGNPTGAMGVPDYLGWDWKSHAGIPIVCVPGCPIQPDNFSETLTYLLYQAAGAAPMIPLDDKLRPTWLFGATVHEGCDRAGYYEQGEFALSYDSPKCLVKLGCWGPVVKCNVPKRGWMNGIGGCPNVGGICIACTMPGFPDKFMPFMDEPPGAKVSSGASEAYGAVVRRLRSITAKTVDKEPKWRRTGEKITTGYRPPW; the protein is encoded by the coding sequence ATGAGTGAGGCGACGCCGGGCACGGTCGGCGCTGCGGACGCAGACGGCGCGCCCGCCGACGAGACACCCACGATCCACATTCTCTGGATCAACGCGGGGCTGAGCTGCGACGGCGACTCGGTCGCGTTGACGGCGGCGATGCAGCCCAGCATCGAGGAGATCGTGCTCGGTGTGCTGCCGGGTCTTCCGAAGATCGCCGTCCACTGGCCGCTCATCGACTTCGAGTGCGGTCCGGTCGGCGGCTCGGACACGTTCATCGAGTGGTTCTTCAAGGGGGAGCGGGGCGAGATCGACCCGTTCGTCCTGGTCGTCGAGGGCTCCGTCCCCAACGAGGCGATCAAGCCCGAGGGCTATTGGTGCGGCTTCGGCGACAACCCGGAGACCGGCCAGCCGATCACCACCAGCGAGTGGATCGACCGGCTCGCCCCGAAGGCACTGGCGGTCGTCGCCATCGGCACCTGCGCCACCTACGGCGGCATCCACGCCATGGCGGGCAACCCGACCGGCGCGATGGGCGTGCCGGACTACCTCGGCTGGGACTGGAAGTCCCACGCCGGCATCCCCATCGTGTGCGTCCCCGGCTGTCCGATCCAGCCCGACAACTTCTCCGAGACGCTCACCTATCTGCTCTATCAGGCGGCCGGCGCCGCCCCGATGATCCCGCTGGACGACAAGCTGCGCCCGACCTGGCTGTTCGGGGCCACCGTGCACGAGGGCTGCGACCGCGCGGGCTACTACGAGCAGGGTGAGTTCGCCCTGTCGTACGACTCGCCGAAGTGCCTGGTCAAGCTCGGCTGCTGGGGCCCGGTCGTCAAGTGCAACGTGCCCAAGCGCGGCTGGATGAACGGGATCGGCGGCTGCCCCAACGTCGGCGGCATCTGCATCGCCTGCACCATGCCCGGGTTCCCCGACAAGTTCATGCCGTTCATGGACGAGCCGCCCGGCGCCAAGGTGTCGAGCGGCGCCAGCGAAGCGTACGGCGCCGTGGTCCGCAGGCTGAGGTCGATCACGGCCAAGACGGTGGACAAGGAGCCCAAGTGGCGCCGTACCGGAGAGAAGATCACCACCGGATACCGACCCCCGTGGTGA
- a CDS encoding DUF6400 family protein — MFPHGRALPGEPDEPAAASRPAADRPGALPLVDLDVDLSSHELLRRAHVLAALGPDWDPVAALRGEEAAYELLYSGLSAEQQRVYDELVSAGVLPRGGGGHAAA; from the coding sequence ATGTTCCCCCATGGCCGTGCCCTCCCTGGCGAACCGGACGAACCCGCTGCGGCGAGCAGGCCTGCGGCGGACCGACCTGGCGCCCTCCCCTTGGTCGACCTGGACGTCGACCTGAGTTCACACGAACTGCTTCGGCGCGCTCATGTCCTGGCCGCTCTCGGCCCCGACTGGGACCCCGTCGCCGCGCTGCGCGGCGAGGAAGCGGCGTATGAGCTGCTGTATTCCGGCCTCAGCGCGGAGCAGCAGCGCGTGTACGACGAGCTGGTCTCGGCCGGTGTGCTTCCGCGGGGAGGGGGCGGCCATGCTGCCGCTTGA
- a CDS encoding IS3 family transposase (programmed frameshift) — MPKPYPEEFREDVVRVARNRGPGVTLEQVAADFGVHAVTLSKWMRRADIDDGLQPGTTTQENAELRAARQRIKLLEQENEVLRRAAAYLAGESDGKRIYPLVKELAAHGVPVTVTCRVLRLARQPYYRWLDRPVTDAVLEEAYRANALFDAHGDDPEFGYRFLADEARGAGEVMADRTAWRICRDNRWWSVFGKRRGRIKKAGPPVHDDLVRRDFTADGPNRLWLADITERATGEGKLYLCAIKDVFSKRIVGYSIDARMKSRLAVTALNNVVARREHVAGCILHTDRGSQFRSRKFVRALGGHQMAGSIGRAGAAGDNAAMESFFSLLQKNVLDRRSWATRQELRIPVVTWIERTYHRRRRQASLGRLTPVEFETVMTTPALQTA; from the exons GTGCCCAAGCCTTATCCCGAAGAGTTCCGGGAGGACGTCGTGCGGGTCGCGAGGAACCGCGGACCGGGCGTGACACTCGAGCAGGTGGCCGCCGACTTCGGCGTCCACGCGGTGACGCTGTCGAAGTGGATGCGCCGCGCGGACATCGACGACGGGCTGCAACCCGGAACGACCACGCAGGAGAACGCGGAACTACGGGCCGCGCGTCAGCGGATCAAGCTGCTGGAGCAGGAGAACGAGGTCCTGCGCCGGGCCGCGGCTTACCTG GCAGGCGAATCTGACGGGAAAAGGATCTACCCGCTCGTGAAGGAGCTGGCCGCGCACGGGGTTCCCGTCACGGTCACGTGCCGGGTCCTCAGGCTCGCCAGACAGCCCTACTACCGCTGGCTCGACCGGCCGGTGACCGATGCCGTGCTGGAGGAGGCCTACCGGGCGAACGCGCTGTTCGACGCCCATGGTGACGATCCGGAGTTCGGCTACCGCTTCCTGGCTGATGAAGCCCGCGGCGCGGGGGAGGTCATGGCCGACCGGACCGCGTGGCGGATCTGCCGGGACAACCGCTGGTGGAGCGTGTTCGGGAAGAGGCGCGGCAGGATCAAAAAGGCCGGTCCGCCGGTGCACGACGACCTGGTCCGCCGCGACTTCACCGCGGATGGCCCCAACCGGCTGTGGCTCGCCGACATCACCGAACGCGCCACCGGCGAAGGAAAGTTGTATCTCTGTGCGATCAAGGACGTCTTCAGCAAGAGGATCGTCGGCTACTCCATCGACGCGCGGATGAAGTCCCGCCTCGCCGTGACCGCCCTGAACAACGTTGTTGCCCGGCGTGAGCATGTTGCCGGGTGCATTCTGCACACTGATCGTGGGTCGCAGTTCCGGTCACGGAAATTCGTCCGGGCGCTCGGCGGCCACCAGATGGCCGGTTCGATAGGAAGGGCCGGGGCGGCAGGCGACAACGCGGCCATGGAGTCCTTCTTCAGCCTGCTGCAGAAGAACGTCCTCGACCGCCGCTCGTGGGCCACGCGTCAGGAACTGCGGATCCCGGTCGTGACCTGGATCGAGAGGACCTACCACCGACGCCGCAGACAAGCCTCGCTCGGCCGACTGACCCCCGTCGAATTCGAAACCGTCATGACCACACCGGCCCTCCAAACCGCGTGA